A stretch of Gloeocapsa sp. DLM2.Bin57 DNA encodes these proteins:
- a CDS encoding metal-dependent phosphohydrolase, which translates to MLKGSILEKLTTRHQQLKNPLNLGVYYKNTLVALCHALEDFILESTGNPLVLAAFQRGKWYLQEADRYGELAQKASEIVILAAPETGFTTHPTSNQSNVSLVNLTTDDPVAQEWHLMILSPNYSAMVLCQELSEEDYGIIGQPTQDLERKFYGFWTFEADLVQETLELAQEHIAKFNLPLAEKISQEITLINQTTQVPEYDLTPVVCKVVDYLESSQQNLLLPHNYTQYGCTKDLDYNIFSNKMQAFLRMAQIIDQADAVNPNAAASVTCYAEAMGQVLDLPAWQIKRLRLAGLLHRLPPLKGVQSLTTDDDPSQSEVLRIMPQLEAIAKIITHQDECWDGSGIPDGLAYDNIPLESRILSLVADFQAQLLYYQQESDQYGKALAYCQQRASTVYDPKLVQTLELLVLGLQQGMDLPINQPKIASGIWLLEEEEQLA; encoded by the coding sequence ATGCTCAAAGGATCGATTTTAGAAAAACTTACCACTCGTCATCAGCAACTCAAAAACCCCCTGAATCTTGGTGTTTACTATAAAAATACTTTAGTAGCTTTGTGCCATGCCCTAGAAGACTTTATCCTAGAATCAACAGGAAATCCGCTAGTGTTAGCCGCTTTTCAACGAGGTAAATGGTATCTCCAAGAAGCAGATCGTTATGGAGAATTAGCTCAAAAAGCCTCTGAGATAGTCATTTTAGCTGCTCCTGAGACAGGTTTTACTACTCACCCTACTAGCAATCAGTCTAACGTCTCTCTAGTTAATTTGACCACAGATGATCCAGTAGCTCAAGAATGGCACTTGATGATTTTATCACCTAATTATAGTGCTATGGTGCTATGCCAAGAACTCTCTGAGGAAGATTATGGCATAATAGGACAACCTACCCAAGATTTAGAGCGCAAATTCTACGGGTTTTGGACTTTTGAAGCAGATTTAGTGCAAGAAACTCTCGAACTAGCTCAAGAACATATCGCTAAGTTTAATCTACCACTAGCAGAGAAAATCTCTCAAGAAATAACTCTGATTAATCAAACTACCCAAGTTCCAGAATACGACTTAACCCCTGTTGTCTGTAAAGTCGTAGATTATCTCGAAAGTAGCCAACAAAACCTGTTATTGCCCCACAATTATACTCAGTATGGCTGCACTAAAGACCTAGATTACAACATCTTCTCTAATAAAATGCAAGCCTTCCTACGTATGGCGCAAATAATTGACCAAGCAGACGCAGTTAATCCTAATGCTGCTGCCTCGGTAACTTGTTATGCTGAAGCAATGGGACAGGTACTGGATCTACCTGCTTGGCAAATTAAACGTTTACGTCTAGCAGGATTATTACACCGTCTGCCACCTTTGAAAGGGGTTCAATCTCTAACTACAGATGATGATCCATCCCAATCGGAAGTTTTGAGAATAATGCCCCAATTAGAAGCGATCGCTAAAATTATCACCCATCAAGATGAATGTTGGGATGGCTCAGGGATTCCCGATGGTCTTGCCTATGATAATATCCCCTTAGAATCCCGTATCTTGTCTTTAGTAGCTGATTTTCAAGCTCAATTACTTTATTATCAGCAAGAATCTGACCAATATGGTAAAGCTTTAGCTTACTGTCAACAGAGAGCCTCCACAGTTTATGATCCTAAATTAGTCCAAACTCTAGAACTCTTAGTTTTAGGGTTACAACAAGGTATGGATTTACCTATTAATCAACCTAAAATTGCTTCGGGAATCTGGTTACTAGAAGAAGAGGAACAATTAGCATGA
- a CDS encoding pentapeptide repeat-containing protein, translating to MNLELIRTGKSKQLPGVNLEDENLSYTQLERVNLSGANLVGVNLSHANLKGACLDGANLLCAGCDFADLRANCLGANFMQADLSHADLRGSNLRGANLMGAKLIQASLAGAFLSGVNLTGVNLRGSDCRGVDFRGANLNSANLSGANLAGANLSGAILTEVNLEEADLRGANLAGAILGGANLLCAELEGACLDGANLDKACLVGTIINKQLV from the coding sequence ATGAACTTAGAATTAATTCGCACAGGGAAAAGCAAACAACTACCAGGAGTCAATCTCGAAGACGAGAATCTCTCCTATACTCAATTAGAACGAGTTAATTTATCTGGAGCTAATTTAGTAGGAGTCAATCTCTCCCACGCTAACTTAAAAGGAGCTTGTTTAGATGGAGCTAATCTACTCTGTGCTGGTTGTGATTTTGCTGATTTGAGAGCCAATTGTCTCGGGGCTAACTTCATGCAAGCTGATTTAAGTCACGCCGATTTACGAGGTAGTAACTTACGGGGAGCTAATCTGATGGGGGCTAAATTGATTCAAGCCTCCCTAGCAGGAGCTTTTTTAAGTGGAGTTAACTTAACTGGAGTTAATCTGCGCGGGAGTGATTGTCGTGGGGTTGACTTTCGGGGTGCTAACCTCAATAGCGCTAATCTATCTGGGGCTAATTTAGCTGGGGCTAATCTGTCTGGGGCTATTTTAACCGAAGTTAATCTCGAAGAAGCAGATTTACGGGGAGCTAATCTAGCTGGGGCTATTTTAGGGGGCGCTAATTTACTTTGTGCAGAATTAGAGGGAGCTTGTTTAGATGGAGCTAATTTAGACAAAGCTTGTTTAGTGGGTACTATTATAAATAAACAGCTAGTATAA
- the rpoD gene encoding RNA polymerase sigma factor RpoD — MTQANDLLTEMNPSQEWTELVLDESEIINIEEEFEDAVAQVNKKNRKVSNLRRTETPKKKPYTEDSIRIYLQEIGRIRLLRAEEEIELARKIADLLELEQQREKLSEELKRIPTEREWAKAVEMELPAFRRRMYLGRRAKEKMVQSNLRLVVSIAKKYMNRGLSFQDLIQEGSLGLIRAAEKFDHEKGYKFSTYATWWIRQAITRAIADQSRTIRLPVHLYETISRIKKTTKILSQEMGRKPTEEEIATHMEMTIEKLRFIAKSAQLPISLETPIGKEEDSRLGDFIEADGETPEDDVSKNLLREDLEQVLDSLSPRERDVLRLRYGLDDGRMKTLEEIGQIFDVTRERIRQIEAKALRKLRHPNRNSILKEYVR, encoded by the coding sequence ATGACTCAAGCTAATGATCTACTTACAGAAATGAATCCGTCTCAGGAATGGACAGAACTAGTGCTTGATGAAAGCGAAATCATTAACATAGAAGAAGAGTTTGAAGATGCGGTAGCTCAGGTTAATAAGAAAAATCGCAAAGTATCAAACTTGCGTCGCACGGAAACCCCCAAGAAAAAACCCTACACAGAAGACTCGATTCGCATCTACTTACAAGAAATTGGGCGCATTCGTCTGTTACGAGCCGAAGAAGAAATAGAATTAGCTCGTAAAATAGCCGATTTATTAGAGTTAGAACAACAACGAGAGAAACTTTCAGAAGAGCTTAAACGTATCCCCACAGAAAGAGAATGGGCTAAAGCTGTAGAGATGGAATTACCAGCTTTTCGTCGTCGGATGTATCTAGGAAGACGAGCTAAAGAAAAGATGGTGCAGTCTAATCTACGTTTAGTAGTTTCTATCGCTAAAAAATATATGAATCGGGGGTTATCTTTTCAAGACTTGATTCAAGAAGGATCATTAGGATTAATTCGAGCAGCGGAAAAATTTGACCACGAAAAAGGTTATAAATTTTCTACCTATGCGACTTGGTGGATTAGACAAGCCATAACCAGAGCGATCGCTGATCAATCTAGAACAATTCGCTTACCAGTGCATTTGTACGAAACAATCTCGCGCATTAAGAAAACAACTAAAATTCTCTCACAAGAAATGGGGCGTAAACCCACAGAGGAAGAAATCGCTACCCATATGGAAATGACTATAGAGAAATTGCGTTTTATCGCTAAATCAGCTCAATTACCTATTTCTTTAGAAACTCCTATCGGTAAAGAAGAAGATTCACGTTTAGGAGATTTTATCGAAGCAGATGGAGAAACACCAGAAGATGATGTCTCCAAAAACTTACTCAGAGAAGATTTAGAACAAGTTTTAGATAGTTTAAGCCCTCGAGAAAGGGATGTATTAAGGTTACGCTACGGCTTAGATGATGGTAGAATGAAAACCCTAGAAGAAATTGGTCAGATTTTTGATGTAACCAGGGAACGTATTCGCCAAATTGAAGCAAAAGCCTTAAGAAAGCTTCGTCATCCTAATCGCAATAGTATTTTAAAAGAGTATGTACGTTAA
- the recN gene encoding DNA repair protein RecN — protein MLDSLTIQNFTLIDYLELEFSAGLNVLTGETGAGKSIVLDAIDVVLGGKVNQRLIRQGEQRAQIEASFRIDPNLLQWLQQQELEPLEEETVVCSRSIILTKDNLRSRFRINGVLVNRQLVLQLRDRLLEITAQGQTVELMIPDKQRQLLDLYAGEDLLTQKAKVGNIYDRYAKIGQKIALSRQSEQERLQRLDLIKYQSQELATVNLVNPDELRQLEQERQRLAHVVELQQLSYQIYQLLYQNEQGQAAADLLGEGEALLQNMVKYDPSQESILTMVNNALTQIVEAGQQIYRYGENLEVDPQYLEQIEERIKQLKYICRKYGPSLEEAIAYHQKIQLELQKFSEDNEFIEHLEQEYHQVEEQLHQACQNLTQLRQKAALKLETELIRQLKPLGMEKVIFSCRILPSGISAQGQDQILYYFSPNLGEQIQPLSHTASGGEMSRFLLALKACFANTKTSGKTLIFDEIDVGVSGKVALSIANKLHYLSKTHQVLCVTHQPLVAAMADHHWRVEKQMLDSRTVIRVANLANHQQRREELAQLSGGKADSEAIAFAESLLSQANAKRQDRE, from the coding sequence ATGCTTGATTCTCTCACGATTCAAAATTTTACTCTTATTGACTATTTGGAGTTAGAATTTAGTGCAGGTTTAAACGTACTGACTGGGGAAACTGGTGCGGGTAAATCTATAGTCTTAGACGCTATTGATGTTGTTTTAGGTGGTAAGGTTAATCAACGTTTGATTAGACAGGGTGAACAACGCGCTCAAATTGAGGCTAGTTTTAGGATAGATCCTAACTTACTGCAATGGCTACAACAACAGGAACTTGAACCCCTAGAAGAAGAAACAGTTGTCTGTAGTCGATCCATTATCCTCACTAAAGATAATCTGCGTTCTCGTTTTCGTATTAATGGTGTTTTGGTTAACCGTCAGTTGGTTTTACAGTTGCGCGATCGCCTGCTAGAAATTACTGCTCAAGGACAAACTGTAGAATTAATGATTCCTGATAAACAACGACAGTTATTAGATTTATACGCAGGGGAAGATTTACTAACTCAAAAAGCTAAAGTTGGCAATATTTATGATAGATACGCCAAAATTGGTCAAAAAATTGCTCTTTCTCGTCAATCAGAACAAGAACGTTTACAAAGACTCGATTTAATTAAGTATCAATCCCAAGAATTAGCTACAGTTAATTTAGTCAATCCTGATGAACTTAGACAACTTGAACAAGAGCGTCAACGTCTCGCTCACGTAGTAGAATTACAACAGTTAAGTTATCAAATCTATCAACTTCTGTATCAAAACGAACAAGGACAAGCTGCTGCTGATTTACTCGGGGAAGGAGAAGCTTTATTACAAAATATGGTTAAATATGACCCTAGTCAGGAGTCTATCTTAACTATGGTTAATAATGCTTTGACTCAGATAGTAGAAGCCGGACAACAAATATATCGTTATGGTGAAAATTTAGAAGTAGATCCTCAATATCTCGAACAAATAGAAGAAAGAATTAAACAACTTAAATATATCTGTCGTAAATATGGTCCTAGTTTAGAAGAGGCGATCGCTTATCATCAAAAAATTCAGCTAGAATTACAAAAGTTTAGCGAAGATAACGAATTTATCGAGCATCTTGAACAAGAATATCATCAAGTTGAAGAACAATTACACCAAGCTTGTCAAAACTTAACCCAACTCAGACAAAAAGCAGCTCTTAAATTAGAAACAGAATTGATTCGGCAATTAAAACCCTTAGGAATGGAAAAAGTTATCTTTAGTTGTCGAATTCTTCCTAGTGGCATTAGTGCACAAGGACAAGACCAAATTCTCTATTATTTTAGTCCTAATCTAGGGGAACAGATACAACCTCTATCCCATACCGCTAGTGGTGGAGAAATGAGTCGTTTCTTACTAGCATTGAAAGCTTGTTTTGCTAATACGAAAACCTCTGGGAAAACCTTAATTTTTGATGAAATAGACGTAGGAGTATCTGGCAAAGTAGCCTTATCTATTGCTAATAAGCTACATTACCTCTCGAAAACCCATCAGGTTTTATGTGTTACCCATCAACCCTTAGTAGCTGCTATGGCTGATCATCATTGGCGCGTAGAAAAACAAATGCTTGACTCTCGCACTGTGATACGAGTGGCCAATTTAGCTAATCACCAACAACGACGAGAAGAATTAGCCCAACTTAGTGGCGGTAAGGCGGATTCAGAAGCGATCGCTTTTGCTGAATCTCTCTTAAGTCAAGCTAACGCTAAACGTCAAGATAGGGAGTAG